Proteins encoded by one window of Nitrospirota bacterium:
- a CDS encoding molybdopterin-binding protein produces MCGIQDDVKEKGIGTKVVSVTEAVGTVLAHDITEIRPGEFKGRAFKKGHIIREEDISHLQRLGKEHLFVLEIKEDEMHENDAAYAIAEALAGEGVKMDGEPNEGKINLIASRDGLLKVNREALLGFNMLGEVMCATVHNNTVVKEGQLVAGTRAIPLVVKKSIVEDAVKTADDAGGVLSVKGMRKPKTGIVITGNEVYHGRIKDAFEPVITKKIKGVDGEVIGVHFAPDDAAHIEGRIKELISAGADLIITTGGMSVDPDDVTRFAIRNLGAEEFTYGSPVLPGSMFLVAYLSSQAGKRAEFDLIPILGIPACGMYASITVFDLILPRILAGEKIGRKELAELGHGGMCLKCKVCNYPVCPFGK; encoded by the coding sequence ATGTGCGGTATTCAGGATGATGTGAAAGAGAAAGGCATCGGCACAAAGGTAGTGTCTGTTACTGAGGCGGTCGGGACGGTCCTCGCCCATGATATAACGGAGATAAGGCCGGGGGAATTCAAGGGCAGGGCGTTTAAAAAGGGGCATATTATCCGTGAAGAGGACATCAGCCATCTCCAGAGACTCGGCAAGGAGCACTTGTTTGTCCTTGAGATCAAAGAAGACGAGATGCACGAGAACGACGCGGCTTACGCCATTGCAGAGGCGCTTGCGGGCGAAGGCGTAAAAATGGACGGCGAGCCAAACGAGGGGAAGATAAATCTCATCGCATCAAGAGACGGCCTGCTGAAGGTCAACCGTGAAGCGCTCCTTGGATTCAATATGCTTGGCGAAGTAATGTGCGCTACTGTTCACAATAACACCGTTGTAAAAGAAGGGCAGCTTGTTGCCGGGACAAGGGCCATTCCGCTTGTCGTGAAAAAATCTATTGTGGAAGATGCGGTAAAAACAGCCGATGACGCAGGCGGTGTTCTCAGCGTAAAGGGAATGAGGAAACCAAAGACCGGAATTGTGATAACCGGCAACGAGGTTTATCACGGCAGGATCAAAGACGCCTTTGAACCCGTTATAACGAAAAAAATAAAGGGCGTGGATGGAGAAGTCATCGGCGTGCATTTTGCCCCGGATGACGCAGCTCATATCGAAGGCAGAATTAAGGAATTGATCTCCGCCGGGGCTGATTTAATAATTACCACAGGCGGAATGTCGGTAGACCCTGACGATGTAACAAGATTTGCGATCAGGAATCTGGGGGCTGAGGAGTTCACATACGGCTCGCCGGTTTTGCCGGGGTCGATGTTTCTGGTTGCGTATTTAAGCTCGCAAGCGGGAAAGCGCGCAGAGTTCGACCTCATTCCCATCCTGGGGATACCTGCTTGCGGGATGTATGCCAGCATAACGGTGTTCGATCTCATCCTGCCGAGGATATTAGCAGGTGAAAAGATCGGCAGAAAAGAGCTTGCGGAGCTTGGTCACGGCGGGATGTGCCTGAAGTGCAAGGTATGCAATTACCCTGTGTGCCCGTTCGGGAAATAA
- a CDS encoding radical SAM protein, with product MRCQARIYGAEFSAAEIEQVAGKGGLLSMEIEFNRDCNFKCVYCYVQNGVNGKQEMTAGESRGVIQQAKDLGARKIIILGGEPMLYPHIMEMIGFIKGLDLDIELFTNGANMTQDSARILAENNVTVVLKMNTTDEKLQDILSGKKGAYRQIQAAFNILKEEGFPHNSPLGISTVICRQNIGELVRMWEWLREQNISPYFEMITPQGRARENDFLSADPRQVWELFQRIADIDRNKFGYDWKPQPPLVGEQCLRHQFSCAVNVYGDVTPCVGVTIPVGNVKEKKLSEIILDSEVIQDLRNYKNTIKGPCGKCAKKSVCYGCRGAAYQMTGDYLASDPLCWENLDRQEDIICLPTEAAKLVPHKPPMLMVNKLMEVKERASLSEAEIPADAIFAGEDGRLDEASYPEIISQAIAAQDGLKHAGNGGPKSQGLLLGIKNLEILGSAHAGDKLLVSVSKVARFSEFGIIKGEIFKGEDLIARGEITVWHNGDK from the coding sequence ATGCGATGTCAGGCCCGTATCTACGGGGCGGAATTTTCCGCGGCAGAAATAGAACAGGTTGCCGGCAAAGGCGGTCTTCTGTCCATGGAGATAGAATTTAACCGCGACTGTAATTTCAAGTGCGTCTACTGCTACGTGCAAAACGGCGTCAACGGCAAACAGGAGATGACCGCCGGGGAAAGCCGCGGCGTAATACAGCAGGCAAAGGATTTAGGCGCCAGGAAAATTATCATCCTCGGGGGAGAGCCTATGTTGTATCCCCACATAATGGAAATGATAGGTTTCATTAAAGGGCTTGACCTTGATATCGAGCTTTTTACAAACGGCGCAAATATGACGCAGGACTCTGCAAGAATTTTGGCAGAAAACAATGTCACGGTGGTCCTGAAAATGAATACGACCGATGAAAAGCTTCAGGATATCCTGTCGGGAAAAAAGGGGGCGTACAGGCAGATACAGGCGGCCTTCAACATTCTGAAGGAAGAAGGTTTCCCCCATAATAGTCCCCTTGGAATAAGCACGGTAATATGCCGTCAGAATATCGGCGAGCTTGTTCGTATGTGGGAGTGGCTGAGGGAGCAAAATATTTCTCCCTATTTTGAAATGATAACGCCACAGGGAAGGGCAAGGGAAAACGATTTCCTGTCAGCCGATCCCCGGCAGGTCTGGGAGTTATTTCAGCGGATCGCGGACATCGACCGTAATAAATTCGGCTACGATTGGAAACCTCAGCCTCCGCTGGTTGGCGAACAATGTCTGAGACACCAGTTTTCCTGCGCGGTCAACGTTTACGGAGATGTAACGCCCTGCGTTGGTGTCACCATCCCGGTCGGCAATGTAAAAGAAAAGAAACTCTCCGAGATCATATTGGACAGCGAAGTCATACAGGACCTCAGAAATTACAAGAACACAATAAAAGGCCCCTGCGGCAAATGCGCTAAAAAAAGTGTGTGCTACGGATGCCGCGGGGCGGCCTATCAGATGACAGGCGATTACCTGGCCTCTGATCCGCTGTGCTGGGAAAATCTGGACAGGCAGGAAGATATTATCTGCCTGCCGACCGAGGCCGCCAAGCTCGTTCCCCACAAACCGCCCATGCTCATGGTAAACAAACTTATGGAAGTGAAAGAGAGGGCGTCTCTTTCAGAGGCTGAGATCCCGGCAGACGCGATCTTTGCCGGGGAAGACGGAAGACTTGATGAAGCGTCTTATCCGGAGATCATTTCACAGGCGATAGCAGCCCAGGACGGACTTAAACACGCAGGCAACGGCGGGCCGAAATCACAGGGGCTTCTGCTTGGAATAAAAAATCTTGAGATATTAGGCAGCGCTCACGCAGGCGACAAACTGCTTGTGTCTGTTTCCAAGGTCGCCAGGTTCAGCGAGTTCGGGATAATAAAAGGAGAAATTTTTAAAGGAGAAGATTTAATTGCCAGAGGCGAGATAACGGTCTGGCATAATGGTGATAAATAA
- the fabG gene encoding 3-oxoacyl-ACP reductase FabG, which yields MAKTALIIGGSRGIGRAIALSLAKSGFNIWLTYKSNHEAAKEVKSEIEASGVTCDLIPFDVSSYKETEDALAPRVEDFAPDVLVYNSGITRDNLLVWMTRDEWDSVLSTNLDGFYNVTRMVLFSMLRAKKGRIIIVSSTSGQIGHAGQVNYSASKAGLIGAAKALAREVGKKNILVNVVAPGFIETELTEKIPKAQVLPLIPLNRVGRSEDVASVVNFLCTEENMYIHGQVIGVNGGLAM from the coding sequence ATGGCAAAAACTGCATTAATAATCGGCGGAAGCCGCGGTATCGGGCGCGCGATAGCTTTAAGTCTGGCTAAATCAGGATTTAATATCTGGCTGACCTACAAGAGCAATCACGAGGCCGCAAAAGAAGTAAAGTCGGAAATAGAAGCTTCCGGCGTGACCTGCGATTTGATACCGTTTGATGTCTCAAGTTACAAAGAGACGGAAGACGCCCTGGCCCCGAGAGTTGAGGACTTCGCCCCTGATGTGCTCGTGTACAATTCGGGGATCACCCGTGATAATTTGTTAGTGTGGATGACAAGAGATGAGTGGGATTCCGTCCTTTCCACAAATCTTGACGGGTTTTACAACGTGACACGCATGGTATTGTTTTCAATGTTACGGGCCAAAAAGGGACGCATTATTATTGTATCGTCAACGTCTGGACAGATAGGCCATGCGGGGCAGGTAAATTATTCCGCTTCAAAGGCGGGACTGATCGGCGCGGCCAAGGCATTAGCGCGTGAAGTTGGAAAGAAAAATATACTTGTCAATGTGGTTGCGCCCGGTTTTATTGAAACGGAATTGACCGAAAAAATCCCGAAGGCGCAGGTGCTGCCATTGATTCCGCTGAACAGGGTTGGCAGGTCCGAGGATGTTGCTTCAGTAGTGAACTTCCTGTGCACGGAAGAAAACATGTATATCCACGGACAGGTAATCGGCGTCAACGGCGGACTGGCGATGTAG
- a CDS encoding AMP-binding protein translates to MNDLYQYRNIEFSTPDEIRAVQERLLQNHLAYIYENSPFYRRTLDGIALNKITLENLSSLPFTNKSAFENHNDELLAVPMSKIVDIVLSSGTTGKPTKIMYTENDLRRLAYNEEISFASCGITPDDIVLLTCTIDRCFIAGLAYFLGIRAIGAAAVRNGLNSVDSHMEIILRMKPTAIVGVPSFLHKLGLFLQSKGIDPRKTGVKKFICIGEPLRDKNLSLLKMGAYLEEIWGARVFSTYASSETITTFCDCTAQNGGHLHPELAIAEIVNDNGEVLPPGEVGEVVVTTFFIEGMPLLRFRTGDVSFLIDGPCECGRKSPRLGPILGRKKQMMKYKGTTLYPQAVYSALDEIPEVAEYYVSVTSDFDLSDALKVYVSVNGNSCTEKEIMDILQARLRVRPDVIISSGEEIRKQLFAGNSRKAMRFIDRRTDQ, encoded by the coding sequence ATGAATGATCTCTATCAATACAGAAATATTGAATTCTCCACGCCTGACGAAATCAGGGCCGTGCAGGAGAGACTTTTGCAAAACCACCTCGCTTACATTTACGAAAACTCTCCATTTTACCGCAGGACATTGGACGGTATAGCTTTAAACAAAATTACCCTTGAAAATTTAAGCTCGCTGCCGTTTACCAATAAATCGGCTTTTGAAAACCATAATGACGAACTGCTTGCGGTCCCGATGTCAAAGATTGTGGACATTGTCTTATCGTCAGGGACCACCGGCAAGCCGACAAAAATAATGTACACCGAAAACGACCTGAGGCGGCTGGCTTACAATGAGGAGATATCTTTTGCCTCATGCGGAATAACACCGGATGATATCGTCCTGCTCACATGCACTATTGACAGGTGCTTTATCGCGGGGCTTGCGTATTTTTTGGGGATAAGGGCGATCGGGGCCGCCGCTGTCAGGAACGGACTGAACAGTGTTGACAGCCACATGGAAATTATTCTGCGCATGAAGCCGACTGCGATTGTAGGCGTCCCGTCATTTTTGCACAAGCTGGGACTATTTCTGCAATCAAAGGGAATAGATCCGCGCAAAACCGGGGTGAAAAAATTTATCTGCATCGGGGAACCGCTCAGGGACAAAAATTTATCTTTGCTGAAAATGGGCGCGTACCTGGAAGAAATCTGGGGGGCCAGGGTGTTTTCAACATACGCCTCTTCCGAGACAATAACTACATTCTGCGACTGTACCGCGCAAAATGGCGGACACCTTCATCCCGAACTGGCGATAGCAGAGATCGTCAATGATAATGGAGAAGTCCTGCCGCCCGGTGAAGTTGGGGAAGTTGTGGTGACGACCTTTTTTATTGAAGGGATGCCTTTGCTCAGGTTCAGGACAGGCGACGTGAGTTTCCTGATAGACGGGCCGTGCGAATGCGGGAGGAAGTCGCCCCGCCTTGGCCCAATCCTGGGCAGAAAAAAGCAGATGATGAAATACAAGGGTACGACTTTGTATCCGCAGGCTGTATACTCGGCACTTGACGAAATCCCCGAAGTTGCTGAATACTATGTTTCCGTAACCAGTGACTTTGACCTCTCCGATGCACTGAAGGTATATGTCTCGGTAAACGGCAATTCCTGTACGGAAAAAGAGATAATGGACATACTTCAGGCGCGTTTGAGAGTAAGGCCCGACGTAATAATATCAAGCGGAGAAGAGATCAGGAAACAGCTTTTCGCCGGGAATTCCCGCAAGGCCATGCGTTTTATAGATAGGAGAACAGATCAATGA
- a CDS encoding NAD(P)/FAD-dependent oxidoreductase has protein sequence MQKYDDIVVGSGISGLTMALILGMNGRKVLLLEKSPRIGGSVSRFYKKGVPFDTGFHFTGGLHKNGLLYDMLSALGIRDLIQPVFLSEENANSFFFEPEGRLYEIPYGLEKLKKKFKGYFPGEESALDRYFEKVQQVCANTPSMDLQALTALHNPMNEDFLSLDEVLNGLTDNAVLKALLSGFAMCYGVMPKEISFANHSRMCLGLYESVARVKDGGEAFIKAFEAKFKSSDIEIRCGKYIAKLEDVNNKKAGRFILNTGEEVTAENCIFTIHPGEILKVLPEQNLSKAFVDRVTSFESSAGFFTVFAVLDEEYDEPDFNSNILSIFPHTDVNQLLDPANRGQSALVIIKSIEEVKGKIYKTINAFEPSFIEHVENWKDSKTGRRPQAYGDYKKEKVENITGRIYNAFPRYKDRIKVIDSASVLTFRDYLNSPDGSAYGVKQKIGQYNLIGKLPLRNLYAAGQSSLLPGIMGAMMSSFLVGRYILEEEQYNKFLSKGLN, from the coding sequence ATGCAAAAATATGACGACATAGTTGTTGGAAGCGGCATCAGCGGATTGACCATGGCGCTTATCCTCGGGATGAACGGGCGCAAGGTGCTGCTGCTTGAAAAGAGCCCCCGCATTGGAGGCTCTGTGTCCCGGTTTTATAAAAAGGGCGTCCCTTTTGATACGGGTTTCCATTTCACCGGAGGGCTTCATAAAAACGGCCTGCTGTACGACATGCTGTCGGCGCTTGGGATCCGTGATTTGATCCAGCCGGTTTTTTTATCTGAAGAAAACGCAAACTCCTTTTTCTTTGAACCGGAGGGCAGGCTCTATGAAATCCCGTACGGGCTTGAAAAATTAAAGAAGAAATTTAAAGGCTATTTCCCCGGGGAAGAGTCGGCCCTTGACAGGTATTTTGAGAAAGTCCAGCAGGTCTGCGCTAACACGCCCTCCATGGATCTGCAGGCGCTCACCGCGTTGCACAACCCTATGAATGAAGATTTTTTGAGCCTGGATGAGGTATTAAACGGGCTGACAGATAATGCTGTTTTAAAGGCGCTGCTGTCCGGTTTTGCGATGTGCTACGGCGTGATGCCGAAGGAGATCTCATTTGCCAATCACAGCAGGATGTGTCTCGGACTTTACGAGTCGGTCGCGCGGGTCAAAGATGGCGGGGAAGCCTTCATAAAGGCCTTTGAGGCAAAATTTAAAAGCTCCGATATTGAAATACGCTGCGGCAAATACATTGCAAAGCTGGAAGACGTCAACAATAAAAAGGCGGGAAGGTTCATCCTTAATACAGGCGAAGAGGTCACGGCTGAAAACTGTATCTTCACGATACATCCAGGCGAAATATTAAAGGTCCTGCCGGAGCAGAATTTGAGCAAGGCATTTGTTGACCGTGTCACATCATTTGAATCTTCTGCGGGTTTCTTCACGGTCTTTGCGGTATTGGATGAAGAATATGACGAACCCGATTTTAATTCAAATATACTCTCTATCTTTCCTCACACAGATGTTAATCAGCTTTTAGACCCGGCAAACCGGGGGCAATCGGCATTGGTGATCATTAAATCAATAGAAGAAGTGAAGGGGAAAATATACAAAACCATTAACGCGTTTGAACCGTCCTTCATTGAACACGTTGAGAACTGGAAGGATTCAAAGACCGGCAGGAGGCCGCAGGCTTACGGGGATTACAAAAAAGAGAAGGTTGAAAATATAACAGGCCGCATTTATAACGCGTTCCCCAGATATAAAGACCGGATAAAAGTTATTGATTCAGCGTCCGTGCTTACATTCAGAGATTACCTGAACAGCCCTGACGGCTCTGCTTATGGAGTAAAACAGAAGATCGGCCAGTACAATCTGATCGGCAAGCTCCCCCTCCGCAATTTATACGCCGCAGGACAAAGCTCCCTTTTACCGGGGATAATGGGCGCCATGATGTCTTCGTTTCTCGTCGGGCGGTATATTCTGGAAGAGGAGCAGTATAATAAATTCTTGAGCAAGGGTTTAAATTAA
- a CDS encoding acyl carrier protein: MTEQEIIDKTNKVFEESFEIEKDKLLPGAHIFTDLGLDSLDIVDLVVALQKSFGVKIRNEEKVRNIRTLQDIYDFISAIKNEEGATK; this comes from the coding sequence ATGACCGAGCAAGAGATCATCGATAAAACCAATAAGGTGTTTGAGGAATCATTTGAAATAGAAAAGGACAAATTGCTGCCGGGCGCGCACATATTCACCGACCTCGGCCTTGACAGCCTTGATATTGTTGATCTGGTAGTAGCGCTCCAGAAAAGCTTCGGCGTCAAGATACGGAATGAGGAAAAGGTCAGAAACATAAGGACCCTGCAGGACATTTACGACTTTATTTCAGCGATAAAGAATGAAGAAGGGGCGACAAAATAA
- a CDS encoding beta-ketoacyl-[acyl-carrier-protein] synthase family protein, with product MQLKRVVITGIGVVTPLGNSIGPFIEGLETGRSAVRFMEEWTKYIGMRSHVAAPAELKDEKKIPRQSRRSMGRMSIFAVQAAEQALTDSGITPAGLSSGRTGCVIGSTMGSSRSINDVFEMMLPDRDLTQLPSTMFFQCMSHTASANVAQYLGLTGYIAATAAACASGLQAIGAGYDLIRLGRQDIILCGGAEELHPTVTGSFDVLFATSAKYNQTPQKTPRPFDKDRDGLVCGEGSGILALEEYEHAVKRNAKIYAEITGYSTCGSGSHMSQSDKKSMTNCMNEALRNAETTPEKIDYINAHATGTPHGDTEEAGAIKEIFGDVSPVSSLKGYIGHTLGASGAIELIASLIMMGKNIIYPTLNLDEVSPDCEGLNHITKPVNKEINTILKNCFAFGGINASLVCRKI from the coding sequence ATGCAATTAAAACGCGTAGTGATCACAGGAATCGGAGTCGTCACACCTTTAGGAAACAGCATCGGCCCTTTTATTGAAGGGCTTGAAACGGGCAGGAGCGCTGTGCGCTTCATGGAGGAGTGGACGAAGTATATCGGCATGAGAAGTCATGTGGCGGCCCCTGCGGAATTAAAAGATGAAAAGAAGATCCCCCGGCAGAGCAGGCGCTCAATGGGACGCATGAGCATATTCGCTGTTCAGGCAGCGGAGCAGGCGCTTACCGATTCCGGGATAACTCCCGCCGGATTATCTTCGGGCAGGACCGGGTGTGTTATCGGTTCGACCATGGGGAGTTCAAGGAGCATTAATGATGTATTTGAAATGATGCTGCCGGATAGAGATTTGACGCAGTTGCCCTCCACGATGTTCTTTCAGTGCATGTCGCACACGGCTTCAGCGAATGTGGCCCAGTACCTCGGATTGACAGGGTACATAGCTGCCACGGCAGCGGCCTGCGCCTCAGGCCTTCAGGCTATTGGCGCGGGATATGATTTAATAAGACTTGGAAGGCAGGATATAATTTTATGCGGAGGGGCTGAGGAGCTTCATCCCACGGTTACCGGCTCTTTTGATGTCCTCTTTGCGACTTCTGCCAAATACAACCAGACCCCGCAAAAGACCCCGCGCCCCTTTGATAAAGACCGCGACGGGCTGGTCTGCGGAGAGGGGAGCGGTATACTGGCACTGGAAGAATACGAACACGCCGTTAAAAGAAATGCGAAGATCTACGCGGAGATCACCGGCTACAGCACTTGCGGGAGCGGCTCTCACATGAGCCAGTCGGATAAAAAATCCATGACCAATTGCATGAATGAAGCCTTGCGGAATGCTGAAACAACACCGGAGAAGATAGACTATATAAACGCGCACGCCACCGGCACACCGCATGGTGATACGGAAGAAGCCGGGGCCATAAAAGAAATATTCGGTGATGTTAGCCCGGTAAGCAGCTTGAAAGGGTACATCGGACATACGCTCGGCGCATCGGGGGCAATTGAACTGATCGCTTCATTGATAATGATGGGAAAAAATATTATCTACCCGACACTGAATTTAGACGAGGTCAGTCCTGACTGTGAAGGATTAAACCATATTACAAAACCCGTTAATAAAGAGATCAACACAATCCTGAAAAACTGCTTCGCCTTCGGAGGCATTAACGCTTCACTGGTGTGCAGGAAAATATAG
- a CDS encoding flavin reductase family protein — protein MKELDRQEAFELASPYPYVLIVTLDKRERPNIMGLSWWMFSSWSPLMVAVSVGHKRYSHECLEHHGEFVLCFPSEGQEKDSWICGSKSGSEMDKFKDTGFKAVPSKSVKPPAIDGATVSFECKVVDQVESGDHTVYIADVVAIHGNPEKVMHLYSIHYTKLISIGCNGKIKMDLEY, from the coding sequence ATGAAAGAACTTGACCGGCAAGAGGCCTTTGAATTAGCTTCGCCGTATCCTTACGTGCTTATCGTTACATTGGACAAAAGAGAAAGGCCCAACATCATGGGGCTTTCATGGTGGATGTTTTCGTCATGGTCGCCGCTGATGGTTGCAGTTTCTGTGGGACACAAGAGATATTCGCACGAGTGCCTTGAGCACCACGGGGAATTTGTGCTCTGCTTCCCGTCGGAAGGCCAGGAAAAGGACTCTTGGATATGCGGCTCAAAAAGCGGAAGCGAAATGGACAAGTTCAAGGATACGGGGTTCAAAGCGGTCCCTTCAAAGTCAGTAAAGCCTCCCGCTATAGATGGAGCGACCGTGTCTTTTGAATGCAAGGTTGTGGACCAGGTGGAGTCAGGAGACCATACAGTCTATATTGCGGACGTTGTTGCGATACATGGCAATCCCGAAAAGGTGATGCATCTCTATTCCATTCATTATACTAAGCTGATAAGCATCGGATGTAACGGGAAGATAAAGATGGACCTAGAGTATTAA
- a CDS encoding LysR family transcriptional regulator has product MCYNGYMQIRSKIWLEVDGETVFGSGKRALLEGIIKYGSINKAAKEINISYRKALSYIQLMEQRLGIKLVERKAGGKNGGGAALTKNAEEFLVKYKELEEGVTEIIDSKFSGIFGATRSLKRSTGKKIR; this is encoded by the coding sequence ATGTGTTATAACGGTTATATGCAGATACGCTCAAAGATATGGCTTGAGGTGGATGGTGAAACAGTATTCGGCAGCGGCAAAAGGGCGCTGCTTGAAGGGATCATCAAATACGGCTCTATAAATAAGGCAGCAAAGGAAATCAATATCTCATACAGAAAGGCGTTGAGCTATATACAGTTGATGGAACAAAGGCTCGGCATCAAGCTTGTTGAAAGAAAAGCGGGCGGCAAAAATGGCGGCGGCGCGGCGCTTACAAAAAATGCTGAGGAGTTTTTAGTGAAATACAAAGAGCTTGAAGAAGGCGTAACTGAGATTATCGACAGTAAGTTTTCAGGAATATTCGGGGCAACCAGGTCTTTGAAAAGATCAACAGGAAAAAAGATCAGATAA
- a CDS encoding 1-acyl-sn-glycerol-3-phosphate acyltransferase, producing MIFSIIAIPVLIIFVTLISLVAPKRYVMKRFRRAISWYGKGMVLVPFPFIRVRYEDHSKGSLQGPYIFVSNHRSASDAFLMSVLPHEAIQVVNIWPFRIPVLGFFARFAGYLNIRMMDHELFLEKAAKVLEDKVSIIFFPEGTRSTGREMGSFHGSAFRLALQTNASLVPICITGNENTPPKGSWLMRPVTIKIRRLPAIQPQDYKGANVFTLKNRVREIMRQELASMEGAA from the coding sequence ATGATTTTTTCCATTATAGCTATTCCTGTTTTAATAATCTTTGTGACCCTGATATCGCTGGTTGCGCCCAAACGCTACGTAATGAAAAGATTCCGCCGCGCCATAAGCTGGTACGGAAAAGGAATGGTCCTGGTCCCCTTCCCTTTTATCAGGGTCCGCTATGAAGATCATTCAAAAGGTAGTCTTCAGGGGCCTTATATCTTCGTCAGCAACCACAGGTCCGCGTCAGACGCCTTCCTGATGTCCGTGCTCCCTCATGAAGCAATCCAGGTTGTAAATATCTGGCCTTTCCGCATTCCCGTCCTCGGTTTTTTCGCCCGGTTCGCCGGGTACCTGAATATAAGGATGATGGACCACGAACTGTTCCTTGAGAAAGCCGCGAAGGTCCTTGAAGACAAAGTCTCAATAATATTTTTCCCTGAGGGGACGCGGTCCACGGGAAGGGAAATGGGCAGTTTCCACGGCTCCGCCTTCCGCCTCGCGCTGCAGACAAATGCCTCCTTAGTCCCTATTTGCATCACAGGGAATGAGAATACGCCTCCGAAAGGTTCATGGCTTATGAGGCCGGTGACAATAAAAATACGCAGGCTGCCTGCTATTCAGCCGCAGGATTATAAGGGCGCGAACGTGTTCACATTAAAAAACAGGGTGCGGGAAATTATGCGACAGGAACTCGCCTCGATGGAGGGCGCGGCATGA
- the moaA gene encoding GTP 3',8-cyclase MoaA yields MKDSYNRRIDYLRISITDKCNLKCVYCKPSKGLKNFDDAEIMTDGEIVRFVRIAHKHGLRKVRITGGEPLLRKNILVLISSIKQTGIHDLSLTTNGIMLPELAGELKKAGLARVNISLDTMDAEKYRAITKGGDIRRVLKAINEAESVGLSPVKINVVPIRGINDDEIFSFAALTLEKDYHIRFIEFMPVSSGEAWQKEKCVSAAEIMEIISPLGSLESYEFKGKGPSRNYRIKGAKGVIGIISPVSDHFCGFCNRLRLTSNGKIRPCLFSKVEIDIKTPMRNGASDDEIEALFLKAVKIKPERHLINENADSPERINPMSKIGG; encoded by the coding sequence ATAAAAGACTCTTACAACCGACGCATTGATTATCTCCGGATATCCATCACGGACAAGTGCAACCTGAAATGCGTTTACTGCAAGCCGTCAAAGGGACTGAAGAATTTTGACGATGCCGAGATAATGACTGACGGGGAAATTGTCAGGTTCGTGCGCATTGCTCATAAACACGGCCTGAGAAAAGTCAGGATAACAGGCGGCGAGCCTCTGCTGAGAAAAAACATCCTTGTCCTGATCTCATCGATCAAACAAACCGGCATACATGACCTGAGCCTTACCACAAACGGCATCATGCTGCCTGAGCTTGCCGGAGAATTAAAAAAAGCAGGTCTTGCCCGCGTAAATATAAGTCTCGACACCATGGACGCTGAAAAATACAGGGCCATAACAAAAGGGGGCGATATCAGGCGTGTCCTGAAGGCGATAAACGAGGCGGAGAGTGTTGGGCTTTCGCCGGTGAAGATCAACGTCGTCCCCATCCGCGGGATAAATGATGATGAGATATTTTCTTTTGCGGCCCTTACACTTGAGAAGGACTACCACATAAGGTTTATAGAATTTATGCCCGTGTCATCCGGGGAAGCCTGGCAAAAAGAAAAATGCGTTAGCGCTGCGGAGATCATGGAAATAATATCTCCTCTGGGCAGCCTGGAGAGTTATGAGTTCAAAGGCAAGGGGCCGTCAAGAAATTACAGGATAAAGGGCGCAAAAGGAGTTATCGGGATTATCAGCCCTGTCAGCGACCATTTCTGCGGCTTCTGCAACAGGCTGCGCCTTACCTCTAACGGGAAGATCAGGCCGTGTCTCTTTTCAAAGGTTGAGATTGATATCAAAACCCCGATGAGAAACGGCGCCTCCGATGATGAAATTGAAGCGTTGTTCCTCAAGGCTGTTAAAATAAAACCGGAGCGGCATCTGATCAACGAGAATGCGGATTCCCCCGAACGCATAAACCCCATGTCCAAGATCGGCGGGTAA